A part of Fundulus heteroclitus isolate FHET01 chromosome 23, MU-UCD_Fhet_4.1, whole genome shotgun sequence genomic DNA contains:
- the gpm6aa gene encoding glycoprotein M6Aa → MEEDLDEGQTQKGCLECCIKCLGGIPYPSLVATILLYAGVALFCGCGHEALSGTVTILQNYFEVVRSPLDALDVFTMIDIIKYVIYGIASAFFVYGILLMVEGFFTSGAIKDLYGDFKITTCGRCVSAWFIMLTYIFMLAWLGVTAFTSIPVFIYFNIWNICQNATVLEGASLCLDPRQYGIISLAEAKTVCAGSEKFYKMCESTELDMTFHLFICALAGAGAAVIAMIHYLMVLSANWAYVKDACRMQKYEDIKSKEEQELHDIHSTRSKERLNAYT, encoded by the exons GATGCCTGGAGTGTTGCATCAAATGCCTGGGCGGCATCCCGTACCCGTCCCTCGTAGCCACCATCCTGCTGTATGCGGGCGTGGCCCTGTTCTGCGGCTGCGGGCACGAAGCCTTATCCGGCACCGTCACCATCCTCCAGAACTACTTTGAGGTGGTGAGGAGCCCTCTGGATGCCCTGGATGTCTTCACCAT GATTGATATAATCAAATATGTGATCTACGGCATTGCTTCGGCTTTCTTCGTCTACGGCATCCTGCTGATGGTGGAGGGATTCTTCACCAGTGGAGCCATTAAAGATCTGTATGGAGACTTCAAGATCACCACCTGTGGACGCTGCGTCAGCGCTTGG TTCATCATGCTGACTTACATCTTCATGCTGGCCTGGCTCGGAGTGACAGCTTTCACCTCCATCCCCGTCTTTATATACTTCAACATCTGGAACATCTGCCAAAATGCTACGGTGCTGGAGGGGGCCTCCCTGTGCCTCGACCCTCGCCAATACG GCATTATCTCGCTTGCTGAAGCAAAAACTGTGTGTGCTGGATCGGAGAAATTCTATAAAATGTGTGAATCCACTGAG CTGGACATGACGTTCCACCTGTTCATCTGCGCCCTGGCCGGAGCAGGAGCCGCTGTCATTGCAATG ATCCACTACTTGATGGTGCTGTCTGCCAACTGGGCCTACGTGAAGGACGCCTGCCGCATGCAGAAGTACGAGGACATCAAGTCcaaggaggagcaggagcttCATGACATCCACTCCACCCGCTCCAAGGAGCGTCTCAATGCCTACACATAG